From the genome of Nicotiana sylvestris chromosome 2, ASM39365v2, whole genome shotgun sequence, one region includes:
- the LOC138885165 gene encoding uncharacterized protein → MAGENEVPVTDKTTLDSTSSLYMHPSKSAGSMLVPELEDKYDPINSAKLYQLQKEINDLSQGNLDITGYYTKMKKLWVELNTLNIHAKCACKCTCGARENMHKVEHDRRESILMINPLPTIAQAFSILIQEEKQREVKPSNNFSMDSTALNASGSGNRNFRTNYSQQGNNNTNSGYKGNQLNNRPWPFCEYCKRPGHPNDKCYKLQGFPQNSKFNKGRRIAGNVFGSSSEGAAMKDDGNGSQDQEQSRHMHSLTKEQYGQLLSILESFQGEEDKSTSNTINGGAVNVLQVKVTLIDDVVLSPRFSLKKVFFVPSFKFNLISVHYLTVQLDCIIVFAKYVCILLQGLLLKRPLEIGKAKTDLYLYCSSNCNTGSTSSNSSSTSIPCFTSNKDKVHSVVNTYSSFSSSQLANTNKLVSTILVAPAMVTPSHSSNRSSSLPYSHYSVNSSSNKSDSYYPLHHSRPNVHLNCCTKRNQVTPISEVLVVYAFLPLSKHTKKPRSNPHIFVGYPFGTKGYKSPLGSQTSGTFPVADSPREVSPTSPHNPTVMIQDPGTSVLNQSRPSRTLKIPIYLKG, encoded by the exons ATGGCCGGAGAGAACGAAGTCCCGGTGACAGACAAAACGACCCTAGATTCAACAAGTTCGTTGTACATGCATCCATCAAAAAGTGCTGGATCTATGCTAGTTCCG GAATTAGAGGACAAATATGATCCAATTAATAGTGCTAAGTTGTATcagctccaaaaagaaataaatgatCTGAGCCAAGGGAATTTGGACATCACTGGATATTATACAAAGATGAAGAAACTCTGGGTGGAACTCAACACGCTGAACATACATGCCAAATGTGCTTGCAAATGCACTTGTGGAGCAAGAGAAAACATGCATAAAGTTGAACATGATAGAAG AGAAAGTATTTTGATGATAAATCCTCTTCCAACAATAGCTCAAGCCTTCTCCATTCTCATTCAAGAGGAGAAGCAAAGGGAAGTCAAACCAAGTAATAATTTTTCAATGGATTCTACTGCCTTGAATGCAAGTGGATCAGGAAATAGGAACTTCAGAACAAACTACAGTCAACAGGGAAACAATAACACCAACAGTGGATATAAGGGAAATCAGCTCAATAATAGACCTTGGCCATTCTGTGAATACTGCAAGAGGCCAGGACACCCTAATGATAAGTGTTACAAACTTCAAGGATTCCCACAGAATTCCAAGTTCAATAAGGGAAGAAGAATTGCTGGAAATGTATTTGGGTCATCAAGTGAAGGTGCTGCAATGAAAGATGATGGAAATGGCTCTCAGGATCAGGAACAGAGTCGACATATGCACAGTCTGACTAAAGAACAATATGGCCAATTGCTCAGCATCCTGGAAAGCTTTCAAGGAGAAGAAGACAAATCCACAAGCAATACCATCAATGGAGGAGCTGTGAACGTTTTGCAG GTTAAGGTGACACTGATTGATGATGTAGTTCTAAGTCCTAGATTCAGCCTCAAGAAGGTCTTTTTTGTTCCCAGTTTTAAGTTCAATCTGATATCAGTCCATTATTTAACAGTTCAGCTTGACTGTATTATAGTATTCGCCAAATACGTTTGTATTCTTTTACAAGGCCTTTTACTAAAGAGGCCACTGGAGATTGGTAAAGCCAAGACTGACCTATACTTATATTGTTCAAGCAACTGCAATACTGGTTCAACCTCATCTAATTCTTCTAGTACATCCATTCCATGTTTTACTAGTAATAAAGATAAGGTACATTCTGTGGTCAACACATATAGttcattttcttcttcccaaTTAGCTAACACAAATAAACTGGTTTCTACTATCCTTGTTGCTCCCGCTATGGTTACCCCATCTCATAGTAGTAATAGAAGTAGTTCTCTTCCATATTCACATTATTCTGTAAATAGTTCAAGCAATAAAAGTGACTCTT ACTACCCTCTTCATCACTCAAGACCAAATGTCCATTTGAACTGCTGTACCAAAAGAAACCAAGTTACTCCCATCTCAGAAGTTTTggttgtttatgctttcctaccACTCTCAAAACACACAAAGAAACCAAGATCTAATCCTCATATTTTTGTGGGATATCCCTTTGGGACAAAAGGCTATAAG TCACCCTTGGGCAGCCAAACATCAGGAACTTTCCCTGTTGCTGACAGTCCAAGAGAGGTTTCTCCTACTTCTCCTCACAATCCAACTGTCATGATCCAGGATCCAGGTACTTCAGTCTTAAATCAGAGTAGACCTTCAAGAACTCTGAAAATTCCTATCTATCTTAAAGGCTAA